ctttgctttttgctcctgtttagtaataaataattcatttagcctctggttagatgtggtttatgttttaattagtgtttgtgccaagtagaacctttgggaagacttgggtgaagtctttgcgatcttggtgtaaaaaacagaaacttttgcgctcacgagattagctgccattttttttactggagagtgcttttaggttgattctttttgcatattattaatagacaaattcctcaggtcgactaatttatttcagaatttttggagttacagaagtattcgaatgatacagattactatagactgttctgtttttgacagattctgttttcattgtgttgtttgcttattttgatgaatctatgagaagtatcggagggtatggaccatagagaagttggaatacagtagatagtaCACCAAtctgaatttagaatgagttcacaacagtacctaagtggtgatttattttcttatactaacggagcttacgatttttctgttaagttttgtgttgtgaagttttcaagttttgggttaagattcgatggactatggaataaggagtggcaagagcctaagcttggggattcccaaggcaccccaaggtaatattcaaggacaaccaagagcctaagcttggggatgccccggatggcaccccaatgttatagagtcttcacattgttgcatgattattcgactactcattgatcttcacttatatctttcggagtagtttgtcatttgctctagtgcttcacttatatattttagagcacgatggtggttttattttgaagaaatagatgaacactcatgcttcacttatattattttgagagtctttagaacagcatggtaatttgcttgggttataaaattagtcctaatatgatgggcatccaagagggatataataaaaactttcatatagagtgcattgaatactatgagaagtttgatacttgataattgttttgagatataaagatggtgatattaaagttgtgctagttgagtaattgtgaatttgagaaatacttgtgttgaagtttgcaagtctcgtagcatgcacatatggtaaccgttgtgtgacaaatttgaagcatgaggtgtttctttgattgtcctccttataagtggcggtcggggacgagcgatggtcttttcctaccaatctatccccctaggagcatgcgcgtagtgcttggttttttgatgacttgtagatttttgcaataagtatgtgagttctttatgactaatgttgagtccatggattatacgcactctcacctttccatcattgctagcctcttcggtaccgcgcattgccctttctcaccttgagagttggtgcaaacttcgccggtgcatccaaaccccgtgatatgatacgctctatcacacataaacctccttatatcttcctcaaaacagccaccatacctacctattatggcatttccatagtcattccgagatatattgtcatgcaactttcgacctttccgtttattatgacacgcttcatcattgtcatattgccttgcatgatcatgtagtggacatcgtatttgtggcaaagccaccatgcataatttttcatacatgtcgctcttgattcattgcccatcccggtacaccacagaaggcattcatatagagtcatattttgttctagtatcgagttgtaatcattgagttgtaaataaatagaagtgtgatgatcatcattaatagagcattgtcccatgaaaaaaagaaaaaaaaagaaaggccaaataaaaaaagaaggaaaggccaaataaaaaaagaaaaaaaaagaaaggccaaataaaaaagggaggccccaaaaaaagaagggacaatgctactatcctttttccacacttgagcttcaaagtagcatcatgatctttatgatagagagtctcttatattgtcacttgcatatactagtgggaatttttcattatagaacttggcttgtatattccaacaatgggcttcctcaaatgccctaggtcttcgtgagcaagcaagttggatgcacacccacttagtttcttttgttgagctttcatacatttatagctctagtgcatccgttgcatggcaatccctactccttgcattgacatcaatatatgggcatctccctagcccgttgattagccgcgtcgatgtgagactttctccttttttgtcttctccacacaaccccaaTCATTTTATTCTATACCAtccaaagtgctatgtccatggctcacgctcatgtattgcgtgaaaattgaaaaagtttgagactactaaagtatgaaacaattacttggcttgtcatcggggttgtgcatgatgagagcattttgtgtgacgaaaatgaagtatagccaaactatatgatcgTCAGTAATGGGTAAAGCAACTATGACAGCAATTTAAAAGAGTTCTAGATATCAATCGTTACAGTGCTAAACTCACAAATCAGGTAGActcaaaaaataagaagaaaacaaCCTGTAACAATATCTATTGAGTTAAACCTCCCCTCAAATATCCAGTATAAGCATTACTATGTACAAAAAGAGCTTTCAAGAAGCAATCTATCATCATGTAAGCCAGAGCAATCAACATTTAACATACTATATGTTCCACTGTTATTGACTTTGCCCTATCTCAGATAGGGCTGGTAAGTATGATATCTGGTAGCGAAAGTCATCTTTTGagcccgagctcatatgctcccgcatgaacagtaaaatcgaaaaaaatcaaaaaaaatttaaaaaattccaaattttttttgagagaaacattgacaaaagttctgagtgcctgcaaaaattcatcatgaaatcacattcctgtaaggcgtggcaaaaaaaacaaattcggtgcttcaaaatgcgtttgaaagtagctttttcaaagtactgtttttgtttttttttgccacgccttctaggaatgtgatttcatgatgaatttttgcaggcacttagaacttttgtcaatgtttctctcaaaaaaaatttggaattttttaaattttttttatttagctttgattttactgttcacccgggaGCATATGAgcccgggtgcagattagccgcgtcCATCTGGTAGCCCGTTCTTTTCTCTCCTTTGTTCTGACGTTTTCCTTTCAAATTTAGCATTGTTAGATGTACTTTGTGACCGGGTTCACAAACTTACCGTCATTTGTGAAGTAAGATGTTCACTTTACAATCAACCAAAGTTATATTATTTTCAGATTATTTTATTAGTGTTGTAGCCCGAATAACTTGCCATCGCATCCCACTTATACCCATGTACGGAAGGAGTAACTTTCAGTGGGTTGTCGGCTATTACACTTAGGTGGGACGCCCACATACAGTCCGACCTGAAGCGTGACTGCCCAGCACACAGCTTCACTGGGCGGCACACAGAAGGCAACAAGTCCCAAGGTCACACACAATAGGAACGGCCACCATAATAACTTGTCTCAAACAAAAAAGGGCACCATAAAAATTGGTCTGGCTCAATATTCACACGTATGTGAGTCTGTATGTACTGCATATATGTATATGAATTGCTGAACCAACAAACCACCCCGTAGGAAAAAAAACAGAGGAATAAAAAAGGGCCTTTTAACTCTTCATCAATTCAATAAATCGAATACAGCAGACTTAGGGTGGGCGGGCGGGCTTGTTGCTTCTGTATACATTAAGATGGTGACTACCACTGGCGCCCCTCCTCAAAGCTTCACTTAATTCGCGAGATAATCTTAAACGGATTACCCCCGCAGCAGTTTAGCTATGAAGGGACCAACGCACGATGATCTGGTGTTGCCGTGTCATCGTTTCAGTCAGGATGCTGCTACGGACAGGCTGGGCTTCGCTAGAGGAGGAGCGGGGGCGGCTTGTCGGAATAAGATTAGCGAGTCATCGGGGGTATTTTGGTACAGTAATTACAGTGTTCGTCGTTGGTGGTGGCGTCAATCATCATCGCCTGCAAGAGAGTCGTGCGTTAATACTTATGACATGCATCATGCAGCATGCTCATTCCCTTCAGGCAGCAACTGAACTATCTcaatcatgaaaactagaagaaaatCTATATATAGCCGACGAGTTAGTGCTTACTGGCTTGTGGATCGACATGGACAAAGAAACTGGCAGCAACTATTAGATAACACAGGACCAGCATAAGTCCTTTCAAATAGTTCGCGATGCCATCCTGCAGAAAATACAAAGACAAACAGAATAAGCACATGATAATGAAGCTTTACCAAGATGGATATCTGTAGCACCGTAATACATCAGCGCAAAGGGTAAACTAGAAATATGTCCACAAGGAGTACAAAACACCTAACAAGCCCACCATGCATGTTTATGTTTAACCAAAAGACTCTTAATACCCACTTAAGAACTTACCTGTAGCATAAATGCCACAACAAGCACTGTTATGAAGAGAGTTGCTGTCTCAAATAGTTGGAAATTCAAGTCCATCTTTTGCCCCATCATCCAACCAACGACAACACAAAATGGAATCTGTATTAACAGACAACACATGTCAAGTTTCAAAAATAAGAAATCAGACATGATGCGCAGACCAAAACTGAATGTGGAGGAATAGCAGTAATCAACAAACGATACAGACCAGTAGAACATTTAACTCCCTAGTAAACAAAAAAAAGACCAGAATTGTACTTGGCTGGACAAGTGCCAACATTCACATAGTACACAGATATCACAATGGGATATTAAGTTCAAAAGCATTACCACAAACATTGATATCTGCGTTGACGATCCAATTGCAACACCTATTGTTATGTCCTATAGCAGCGCAAAGCAAATGCAAAAACAGTTAGAAGGATGCTGAAGGGGGAAAAACATCggcagtaaccacatacaaacacTTACGAGCTTATCTTTCATGGCAAACATTATTGCGCTAGCATGTTCTGCTGCATTGCCCACGATAGGAAGCAAAATAACACTGATAAAAGCCACTGGTAGGTTCAATGAATCAGATGCTCCCTGGCAGCAATAGAGCAAAACAATGATCAATTACATCCTAGCAGAGTATACAGTTAACCTGTAAGATTAACACTATATtggtactctctccgttccaattGATAAAACATGCACGCTTTTCAAGATTTAACTTTCACCATCAATTAGACCAATAATGTATGGGTCATGTGACTTAAAAATTGAAGATGCACATTTTCCCTGACACACTGAGTGCACATTATCAACAAAACGGATTTACTCAAGTCATCAACTACGTTAGCTTTAATTAACTTCAGTTATAACATATGAAGAAAAACTgataattttgttttctttttctactGGGGGAGAAAGAAAATACCTCAATGGCATTAACCAGGTACTCAGAAAGGACAGAAATCCATATCGTTAACACTGCAAGCCACGCAATAGCCTCCCACATGCTAATTTCTACCTCTTCATCTTCCTCGGTGGCATCCTCATTAGGCACTTCTTCCTGCAATATCATAACATTTGTGAAACTTTCAGCAAATGATGAGCATGGTTTGCAGCTATATTTTGAAGTGATCTTCGTTAAGGAAATTTAGTTTGTCATATGGCGTTCCAAATTGAAAGCACCAATATAGTTTGTCATCAGCAAGGATACGCCTATGGCATATATTATCAGAGCGATGGTCATGTTATCAGCAAGAAGTAAACAACTGAGGTACCACACTTACACTGCCAATTTGACTGTAATTGCTATTCCGTGCACTTAGTTGAAAATAAAGATAGCTTGCATATGCCACGAGCATAATACAACTACTGAACCTTGAAAGAGCAAGCTCAGAAGCTCCTTGCTGTATCTCTGATTTTGTGAAATGAAGGACAGCAGGAAACATCAGCCCCATAACAGCCATCAACAGTAAACCTGAGTTAACAACAGCAGTTGCCTGTAGTAAAGAAAACTGTGAGTTCACTATCAGAGATTTCCCTTGGAAAACATAAAATCAACCACACAAACATCACCTTGCTGAAGACTTGGTCTTTGTTGCGATGAATAATACCACCAGCAAAGAAAGCACAGCCGACCACCAATAGCATATTTGATAATATAGAACCCAATAGCGATTGCTGAACTACTCGGATCATCCCATTTTTCAAAGCATATATTGCTATTATCATCTCAGTTGCATTTCCAAACGTGGCATTCAGAAGACCTCCAACTGCAATTTGGAGAAAAATAAGATATAGttcctactccctctgttcctaaatataagtctttttaaagatttcaaatggactaccacatacggatgtacacagacatattttagagtgtaggttcactcattttgctccgtatgtagtcacttgttgaaatctctagaaagacctatatttaggaacggagggagtatttatttgaAAGACTACAGTTTCCAATAGATTATAAACCATAGTGACAAAAGTGACATACGTGTTGGACCAGTGTATATCGCGAGCTGCCTGGAGAACAGGAAATGATGTCAGATTTTAACAGAGTCAGGAAACTAAGTAGAGAGTCTGGTAACTCACTCAGTTGCATAACCCAGACGCTCAGCTAACGGTGTTATTCCTAGCATGCTGAAAAGAAAGATCACTCCCTGCAGGTTTGATGAAATATATAAACAATGTCAGCATACACTGATCATATGTACTTAAACCTGCCGTTGAACTACTGAACAAACGATATCTTCCTGAAGATCAGTGAGTAAGATCATCAGCTCTTGCCAAAGCCTACAACTAGTGATATATATAAATTAACGCACTGTATTAgagatcaatctccatcaacaacaCACTTACATGCCAATTCGTAGTGTAGTACAGAACGATCGTCGCAGGCCCAAAGGGCATCAGCAAGTTGAGCTTGGACGTGAATATGACGGTCCTGATGCTCTGCAACACTCTCTTCACAGTCGTGTGCAGGCTCCAGGAAGGGATCATGCTCGACCGCAGCACGCCGTTCGGCACATCGAGACCGTTTGCCTTTAAAGCCCCCATCTCGATTTGATGATTCTCCATCATCTACAAGCACAAAAAAGGGTGGTATTCGTGAGCAAAGAATATACTGCTAAAAGAAGCAACTTTCCCAAAGGCAGGTGGGAAGAATTCGATTCCTATTCCGCGTCGAAGCGGCGGACATGACGTGGGATACGCGGGTTCACCGATTTTGTTTGGAAAAATCAAGCTGCGCCGGCAGCGGGGCACCAAGTCAAGTTtcgaaacagaaaaaaaaaatcctGAGTCAACTCAGATCGATCTTGCGAGCTGGAGAGGAAGAATAACCCGATTGAACCATGATTGGGTTAGCAGGGCACGATGCAGCAATCAGATCGGCGGCAACTGGCTGAACTGGGGGGAAAGAACTATTCGGATCTCGATTGCTCGGTGCCACGGCAGAACGAGGAATCAATCCCCAAGGAACTCCTGGAACGACCCGTCGAATCAAGCTAGCTGTTTTCCCTTACCTACGGAGGAAGAACCCAATCCAGGCCTCTCCAGCAGCACTATGCCCGGCTTGTCCGGCCGGCTGGCTACTGAGTAGCTGTCGGCGCCGaatcgcgaggaagaagaagcgggcTCGGGGAGAGATCAGAGGCGAGAAATCCGCGGGAGCAGGAGGAGCATTGGGCTGCCGGAGCCGGGGAAATCTCGGGATCCTGGTGCGGTTAGCCTGGCACTAAGCGAGCACGGAGGGGAGGGAGGAGCGGGTAATTGTGCTCCGAGGAGGACGCACGACGGCACGGCATGGCACGGGGGGAAGCCCACTAACCCAGCACCACGACGAATACTAAATTCGAAACCAGCACCACCGCCACTACTACTAGTTGCGTCGACCGAAATCCGAGGGGATATCGCTCGACAAACATCACCTGAATCTgacaccgccgccaccacccagcAGCACCGACTGACCTGGGCGACGACCGGCGGGGGAGTCGGGAGGATCAGCAACAGCAGGCGGCCGCTAGCGCCCTGGGGACCATCGCTCGCTGCCGGCGGCCCAAGAAGAgtcggagggggaggaggaggtcaaAGCCAGTCGTGGTGGGAACGGAACGggtcctcgccggccgccgaggggGACGGGAGGTCGGCTCGGCTCGGGTGGAGGAATTTTTGCAGGTTCGGAGTGGGTGGCCGCTCGCTGGCTGCTCACAAGGCCCGCGCCGCACCGGGAAATTTGGCAGCGGGCTCGGCTTCCGTCCCGGTTTCGTCGCGTCCTTCCTCCCGTGGCAGACGGGGCACGCACGTTCGTTTCGGGGTGGGGGGACGTCTCCTCCATGTGATTATCGACCGACTTTGTGTTTGTGTTGGTGCCGACTCGTGCTTGCGTCGTCAAGTCGTGCCTCCCTTTGCTGTTGGAAATTTCCTTGGCCGTCTGGATCTCGGCATGGGATTTTTCCTTTGCGGTGAAGTTAGGAGGAAAGGTCTTAACGACATTTTTCCTGAAAAATGTGGCCAGCTGGCTGGTTATGGGCTCGTTAGGAAAGTATTGATGGATCGAGTAGCATGTCATGTTGCAAAGGAGTTGTTTGAGTGATGTTGATTATCAAAAAAAAAAATAGTTTGAGGAAGAGTCTCTGCGTCTGTTTTTTTTTCATGACGTCCGCGTTGCTGCAGGGACTCGTATGACATAAGAACCCTAATTAATTACACAATAATGAAGTTGCGCTATTTGACAGCGTCCGGCGCATCCTGCACGAGCCGTCCGATCTTATGGACGGCTCCGCGGGGGAGGCAACAGGACGCGTGGTTTTNNNNNNNNNNNNNNNNNNNNNNNNNNNNNNNNNNNNNNNNNNNNNNNNNNNNNNNNNNNNNNNNNNNNNNNNNNNNNNNNNNNNNNNNNNNNNNNNNNNNNNNNNNNNNNNNNNNNNNNNNNNNNNNNNNNNNNNNNNNNNNNNNNNNNNNNNNNNNNNNNNNNNNNNNNNNNNNNNNNNNNNNNNNNNNNNNNNNNNNNNNNNNNNNNNNNNNNNNNNNNNNNNNNNNNNNNNNNNNNNNNNGGTTAGTGGTGGGGCCATGTACGGTAATTTGAGGAAACCGATGCCCACCTGTGCCGCTTTTAGTGTTTGAATTTTCAGGACTCGTGTCGTtgcggctctctctctctctctctctgtctcgctcGCTCGCTTCCCCTCCATTACTCTCGATGACGGCGAGTGGACTCGGCGATTTCGGCGGTGATTCGTTGTCGTGGAGAGTCCGTCCGCGCACACGTCGCCAGTGACTCCCGGAGGTAAGCACTCCAACCTCTCACCTCTCTTGTAGCTTTCGATTTTGACGTGGTTTTGTAGCGCTAGGGTTGACGGCGATGTGGTGGTGGATCTTGGATGTGGGAAGTGCAGGTGGGCATGGGAATCGAAGAGAGATGACCCGCGCGGTGCCCTCAAGGGGTGGAGGAGCGGCTTGATTGAGTAGTTGGAAGGGGAAGAGGGGCAGTGGCATCGCCAGGGAAGCACGTGTGCACACCGTGCCTGGGATTCGTTCACAGTGTATGCTCGGGGCCCATGCTGTTTGTGGTGGACAGAGGTGTGCCCTGAGAGGGGATGCGTTTTGGGGGTTTGAAGAGGAAGGTCTTGGGTATGGTGGCGCCGATGGAACTGGTGCATGGCCACGGTgacgggagggggagggggtgacgCGGGCGTTGAGTAGGCTGCAGTGGGGAGGGATGCGAGGAGGTTCAATGTGTTAGAGTTGCTCAAATACCACTAGGAGGTGCTTAGAATACAGGAACGAGTTGATCTGCCCTGTTGTGCATTGATTAGATCTATATATGTTTTATTCATGAATTCATATGAAGGCTATGTTCGGCAACCCTCCGCTCCTTCACTGCAAAGCGGAGTGCGCAGAGCAACCTGTTAGCCGCTGACCGAATATAGCTGCATGCCGCTCCGCTCCGCAGAGGAGTTGCGGAGCGGAGGGATTCC
This region of Triticum aestivum cultivar Chinese Spring chromosome 2D, IWGSC CS RefSeq v2.1, whole genome shotgun sequence genomic DNA includes:
- the LOC123054887 gene encoding vacuolar cation/proton exchanger 3 isoform X2, with protein sequence MMENHQIEMGALKANGLDVPNGVLRSSMIPSWSLHTTVKRVLQSIRTVIFTSKLNLLMPFGPATIVLYYTTNWHGVIFLFSMLGITPLAERLGYATEQLAIYTGPTLGGLLNATFGNATEMIIAIYALKNGMIRVVQQSLLGSILSNMLLVVGCAFFAGGIIHRNKDQVFSKATAVVNSGLLLMAVMGLMFPAVLHFTKSEIQQGASELALSRFSSCIMLVAYASYLYFQLSARNSNYSQIGSEEVPNEDATEEDEEVEISMWEAIAWLAVLTIWISVLSEYLVNAIEGASDSLNLPVAFISVILLPIVGNAAEHASAIMFAMKDKLVSVCMWLLPMFFPLQHPSNCFCICFALL
- the LOC123054887 gene encoding vacuolar cation/proton exchanger 3 isoform X1, whose protein sequence is MMENHQIEMGALKANGLDVPNGVLRSSMIPSWSLHTTVKRVLQSIRTVIFTSKLNLLMPFGPATIVLYYTTNWHGVIFLFSMLGITPLAERLGYATEQLAIYTGPTLGGLLNATFGNATEMIIAIYALKNGMIRVVQQSLLGSILSNMLLVVGCAFFAGGIIHRNKDQVFSKATAVVNSGLLLMAVMGLMFPAVLHFTKSEIQQGASELALSRFSSCIMLVAYASYLYFQLSARNSNYSQIGSEEVPNEDATEEDEEVEISMWEAIAWLAVLTIWISVLSEYLVNAIEGASDSLNLPVAFISVILLPIVGNAAEHASAIMFAMKDKLDITIGVAIGSSTQISMFVIPFCVVVGWMMGQKMDLNFQLFETATLFITVLVVAFMLQDGIANYLKGLMLVLCYLIVAASFFVHVDPQASDDD